In uncultured Acidilobus sp. JCHS, the sequence AAGCTCCTGGACAGGTACGTGGACGCAGTAGTGACAGACGTGGCCCACTTCCACAACGTGGAGGCCATGGCGGCGGCCAAGGTCATGGCTAAGGAGGTCTCGGCGGACTTCGTGGTGGGCAACATAGGGACCCGCGAGGCCGCTGTGGACGCCCTGACAATTGTTGAGAGGGTTGACGGCTTCAGGGTAGGCATAGCCGGGGGCTCTATATGCACGACGTCAAGCGTTGGAGGCGCCTACGCCCCGGCCCTCTGGGCGGTAGCGTCCGTGAGGGACGCCGCTGACCAGCACGGGGCTGACGTCCCAATAATAGCGGACGGCGGCATAAGGTCATCAGGCGACATAGTTAAGGCCCTGGCGGCTGGGGCCTCGAGCGTCATGTTGGGCTACCTGCTTGCCGGCACCGACGAGGCCTCTGCGCCGCTGATAAGGATCGGGGACAGGGCCTACAAGCCCTACAGGGGCATGGCTAGCAGGGGGGCCATGGAGAGGAGGTTCGCCGTGGACAGGTACACCAGGGCCTCGAAGAGGGTGGCCGAGGGCGTTGAGGGCGTGGTGGAGTACAGGGGCTCAGTCATGTCGGTGCTCGCCGACCTGGCGGAAGGCATAAGGGCAGGCCTTGGGTACGCCGGGGCCTCAAACATAAGGGAGCTGTGGGAGAAGGCAAGGTTTGGCCTGGCTATACCTAAGCAGGTGCCAGGGGAGCTCTTCAGGACTGGCCAGTGAGCGTTCGCCGTCCGCTAACGCCTGCAGCCTTCAGACAGCTGTAGCGTTATCGAGTAGCTCACCACGCTGCTCTTGAGCTCAGCTTGGCAGTTCATGTACAAGGTTATTAACTAGCTAATGGTTAGCAGTAGCTAGGCGACCTATGTATGGTATTTCGTAAGATATCAGTCTTGGCCAAGATCTTTGATGAAAGGGATCACGCTGTCGTCATGGTGAACAACGTCCCAGTGCTCATAGTCAAGTACAACGGCAAGTTCTACGCCATGGACGCCAGGTGCCCTCACATGGGCTGCGGCGTGCTCAGCGAGGTTCAGGACGGGCACATTGCCGTCTGCCCGCTCCATAAGGCCAAGTTCGACGTGCTGACAGGCGACATGGTTTCACAGCCAATAGTCATGCCTGAGAGGCAGTGCGAGTTCAACAGGGAGCTGCACCCCCCGCTTAAGAGGTACGACGTGAGGGTGAGCCCTGAGGGCCTCCTTGAGATCGATATCTAGCGGGGAGCTTCAACGTAATGGCCTTGTCTCACAGGGCTATCATGCCCTTAGGCGGCGTAAGAGCTGGCCTCCTCTCTGTCCTGAAGGGCGAGGGCTCCTTAGGCGAGGAGGTCAGCTGTAAGGCGTGGGCCCTGCCTACTTCTTTTACAAGTATTATGACATACTCCTCGCCGCCTACCATATAGTTCTCCTCACGGGCGGCCAAGTCCATGTAGCCGCGTATGGCCTCCTACACATCGCATTTAGACCGCCATGCCGTAAATGTCATGTTGGCTCTGCGGCCAGGCCCTCGGCCTGCTCAACGACAACGCCGCGGCTGAGTTGCCACTTATCGCTGTCGGCCTCAGCTGCGGCCACTTAATTCTGGGGCAGGACAAGGACGCCGTACGAGTTCAGCCTGTACCTGGCCAGGACGCTCACCTTAGTTGGGGGCCATGTTAGCGACGTGTACTCCATGCCGAGCTCCAGGCCGTTAAGGTAGAGGTCCATGACCTCGCTCCCCCACGGCAGCAGCTCCTGAAGGGACCTGAGCATCAGGGTCAGAGGCACGAGCACGCTACCCGAGGCCAGGGGCGGCTCCATGACGAACGCCACGTAGGTCCAGCGGCCGGGCCCCATGGGGTCGGCTATGTAAACTCCCCAGTTAACGACGCCGGGCCTGCCGTTCACGACAGTGGGCAGCCCAAGGGTCCGATTTGGCGACTGGTAGCCCATTGGGTTAAAGCCGGGGCTACGGTAGAGCCATATCATGACTTCAAGCTCCCTGGGCCCCACTCTGCCCTGGCCTGGCCCCCTGGTCAGCCACAGGTCGAAGGCCAGGTTGCCCCTGCCGTTCGGGAACTCTACCAGGTAATCAACGTAGGCGAGGGCCTGGGGGAGCTGGCCTACCTTGGCTGGCAGCTGGAGCAGGGGGGATGTGCTAGTTGAGAGCGAGCCCCAGGGCTTGTAGCCATATATGACCTCCGGGTAGCCCAGCACGGTCTCAGGGGGCCTCGTGGCCGTGGCCTCGCTGTAGGAGACCACAACGTTCAGGCCGTCGCTGCACAGCTTAGCGGAGGAGTTACCCCAGCCCTCCCAGGTGTTCCAGGGGTTTGGGTCCACAACCACGCTGTGACCTTCAGGGTCCTTCACCGCCACCCAGCCGGGCTCCCCAGCCTTTGTGGAGGAGGCCTCCACGCAGTCCCTGAGGCCGCTGGGAGGCATGAGGTTAAGGTAGCCCCCAAGCGACTTCAAGGGCGCTTCCCAGGCAAGGTGACCTCAGGAGGCTATATCCTCTGCTGCAGCCGTTTGTCCCGCGCCCTCGCCTCAATCACCTGTCTATTCATAACCGAGCGTAGGGCTTTCGCCTCGCCCACAGGGCCCTAGCGGCGCCGTTGGCGTCATGGGCGGCCGTCGGGCCCAACGGCGTGGGGCCCCATCTACGGCGCCTCCCAGGCGTAAGTTTCAGCCCCTCTGCCTTTGCGGGTCACGAGGTTTAGAGGTTCATGCCAAAAAGCCAAAGAATAAAGGCCTTTACTAGGGCGCTTAGGCGCCCCTTTAGCCTTCAGGGCGATGAGCTCACGTTTATGAGCACCAGCTTCCCGGGCAGGGTGAAGCCGTAGCCGCTGGCGTTATAGTACACGGGGGTCAGGTCATTGAAGTATACGTTAACGTAATAGCCACGCGGCAGGCTGTTGAACGCCATAATTTCGTTAAACACCAGGTACTGGAAGGGGACAAGGACCCCCGCTATTAGATCCGCGGAGGCTGTTGCCCCTGGCTGGCCGAAATCCTTGCCCTCCATCACTGACGCTATGGCCGAGCCAAGGTCGATGCCCGCGCCCAAAGGGCTTATGATAGTTCCGTTAACGCCGTGTGAGAGCTCATAAGAGAGCTCTATGAAGTTACCGCCAGGCCTCACCGTAGCGTAATACGTCAGGTTCGTGGCGTAGTCCTCCCATATGACTGGCGCTGGCGTGTTCGGCAGAGGGCACGTGGAGTTCATGCCAGCCTTGAAGAAGTAGCTTGAGTTCTGCATGAGGACCTGTTGCTCACGAGCCCACTCGCTCAGGTTGACGCACTTATCGTAGCCCCACCAATAGTAGAGCCCAAGGCCCGTGTAGCTCACGAACTTCGTGGGCTTAAACTTCGCGATCCTAGCCTCCGTCGGCTGGAGGCTGAGGTACCAGGTTACTGGCCTGCCGAAGGCGCTCACCTCAGTCCAGTTGACCAGCGCGCCCTGGCCAACTATGTAGAGCTGGCTTATGTCAGGCCCTTTCTCATTTTGCAACAGGATATAGGCCACTGTGCCGATGGACAAGATGCTCGTGAAGTCGAGCGCAGGCCCCATTACCGGGGAAAGCGTCCTGACGGCCTGTAGCAGGTTCCCCGACTCAGCAACTCTTAGAGCGGCCTCGAACTCGCTGCCAGACAACGTGACGGAGTCCACGATGGCAGGGAATCCTTCTGTTGATATCTCCACGTCCGCTACGCCTCCACTAGCAGAGCTGGGCTGCGCTAAGGCCACAGCGAGGCTTATGGGGGCCATGCCCGTGTCGTTAGGGTACCAAGCAATTACGTGAGGTACCACGTAGAATGGGGGTGGGAATGCCAACGTATCACCTGAGCCCCTTGCGTTCGCCCCGCTGGCCTTCACGACGGTAATGAAGGGGCGGCCCATCACAGCGTTTACTACCATGCCCAAAATGCCGCTCAGCGGGAGGCTCAGGTTGAGGGGCCTGTAGAAGGGCTGAGCCACGAGCTCGACGCTGCCGTTGGGCAGGCGTATGTAGTACGAGACCCAAATTATTATCGATGGCTCAAAGACGCCTATGGCAACCTTGCCATAAGCGTGAACCCAGTCCTCGGCCCAGCTGGCCAGCTTTCTCAGGCCTATCACCGCCTGGAACCCAGTCCCGTTGTAGATAGGCATGAACTCGGTTCCGTTAGGGGTCGGCGCCCAGGCCCACACTGAGAAGGAGGCGTTAGTTAGCCAGACCAGCAAGCCGTAGCTTCCTATAGCGTAAGCCCTTACTATCACGCTTCCCCTGTAGAACAGGTTAGGCGTCGCGTAGAACAGCTCCGCGAGCAGCAAGGCCGAGACAATGACAATAAGGACGAGGGCCAAGGCCCTGGCGGTCCTCAAGAGGGCACCCAGAACTACTTTGTGCTTATGAAATTTAAATAGTTCTTGAAGCCCTCTAAGTCAAGGCGCGTCCTGGCTTTCAATTGGCGAGGCGCCTCGTCACGTGGGGCCTCAGCGTGCTTAGGGGCCTCGTCAGAAGAGCTTATCTTTGACGAGCCCTTTAAAGAGACTGAGCGGGTGGGCGGTTGCCCGAGGACATCTACGAGGCCATATCTCACCCGACCAGGAGGGCCATAGTGAAGGCCCTGGGCGAGAGGGGACACATGACCTTCACTGAGCTCATGGAGGCCGCCAACGTCAAGGACACGGGCACCATGACATTCCACCTCAGGAAGCTGTCGGCCCTGGTGACCAGGAACGCCTCAGGCGAGTACGAGCTGACGGAGCTGGGCAGGAGGGCCTACGAGGCCATAAAGATGATAGAGGGACAGGGGGCAGCCCCTGCTAAGGAGGCCGCTGGGCCTTCAG encodes:
- a CDS encoding IMP dehydrogenase/GMP reductase gives rise to the protein MGFLERLGSAEKLYTFDDVYIVPGRAPVDPSEVDISSRFSRHVKVLIPISSSPMDTVTEYDMAVAMALMGGIGVIHRNMSREQQAEIASRVKSAPPVPTSRLYLTPDEECSRAYDGLRSLGLRDAPVVSPDGRVVGHVRASSLKGCRGRPVAELVEPPKAFDVRRAEEALNFLESGAADAVAIVVSEGAYVGTVTFDSSLNRVTPSLDPEGRLVVAAAVSPFDVERAKLLDRYVDAVVTDVAHFHNVEAMAAAKVMAKEVSADFVVGNIGTREAAVDALTIVERVDGFRVGIAGGSICTTSSVGGAYAPALWAVASVRDAADQHGADVPIIADGGIRSSGDIVKALAAGASSVMLGYLLAGTDEASAPLIRIGDRAYKPYRGMASRGAMERRFAVDRYTRASKRVAEGVEGVVEYRGSVMSVLADLAEGIRAGLGYAGASNIRELWEKARFGLAIPKQVPGELFRTGQ
- a CDS encoding Glycosyl hydrolase family 12 — encoded protein: MKSLGGYLNLMPPSGLRDCVEASSTKAGEPGWVAVKDPEGHSVVVDPNPWNTWEGWGNSSAKLCSDGLNVVVSYSEATATRPPETVLGYPEVIYGYKPWGSLSTSTSPLLQLPAKVGQLPQALAYVDYLVEFPNGRGNLAFDLWLTRGPGQGRVGPRELEVMIWLYRSPGFNPMGYQSPNRTLGLPTVVNGRPGVVNWGVYIADPMGPGRWTYVAFVMEPPLASGSVLVPLTLMLRSLQELLPWGSEVMDLYLNGLELGMEYTSLTWPPTKVSVLARYRLNSYGVLVLPQN
- a CDS encoding Ferredoxin subunits of nitrite reductase and ring-hydroxylating dioxygenase; this encodes MAKIFDERDHAVVMVNNVPVLIVKYNGKFYAMDARCPHMGCGVLSEVQDGHIAVCPLHKAKFDVLTGDMVSQPIVMPERQCEFNRELHPPLKRYDVRVSPEGLLEIDI